A segment of the Lycium ferocissimum isolate CSIRO_LF1 chromosome 5, AGI_CSIRO_Lferr_CH_V1, whole genome shotgun sequence genome:
TACCACTTCATTAAATCCAAACGTATCCTAGGAAAAGGAAATTTGCGTTGGACTAAGTGTAAGTGCGGCATACAGTTATTTCTATTGGCCGATCCCCCAATACTATTTGAGCACCAATATCCTCAGCAGCCTTTCGGGCAGCACGGAACTGTAAACAGAAACAGCAAACTTCACTAAGTCCTTGAAATATCCTAATTGTAAATGAGGAACATTTTCCATTCCACTGAAGTACCTCatctccaaaaggacgattagCACTTGAAgacatttttgaagagaaaAGTGCCAGCAAGACACGTAATGCTAAAGCAGTTTGACCTCCTATCACATGAAACAACTTGATGAATCATATTTCAGAGGCATAGTTGGCATAAAAGCTAAAGGCTAGTAATTACCCAAGTTTATGCTACGACCAAGAGCACCAAAAAACCCGGTCCCACTCAAAGAAAACATGTTTGATTTTAAGGGCTGATTGAGATCACTATCGTCAGAAGTGTACATTATGCCAGCCCTGAACTCTGCAACAAGTGAAGTTAAGCAAAAATGGAGGCTGAACAAGTTTTAATCACCCTTGTTATATGTTGGAAGTTGCATCTGGTACAGCtacaattttctaaaataattaGTTGTTTAGTTGTAGGACTCTGATTGTTGATTTAGTATAATTCAGTCTCTTAGTTTAGTAAGAGTGTAATATGTAGGAAGAGTTTGCTACTCTGTTTATGTGACCATATAAAGGCCTATGATTAATGAAGTTTTTAAGAGAgattttcattcatattttctgTGCTTGCATCTCTCTTCAAAAAACTTATTACATTCTAAAGCAATTGACAACCAAAAGGGGCAAGAATGACATAGTCATAGGCTCATAGCTCATAGAAATGATACAGTAACCCCATATATAGCAGCTTTTCAAAATGTGATTGTTTGAACGAAATAAGATCAATTCACTTTCCAGAGCATAGTTGAAAATAAAACTCAGAATTATACAAACAGTTAGAAGAAAAACCAAAGTTCATGAACAAAATGACTATGTAATTGTATTGGTAAAATATGGCTTCGAGACGGGGGCGACTCAGAGGACAATGCATGGCAGAGAAAGTCTAGCCAGAATCGAGTCAGGAAGGACCATTTTGACACAGAATCAAGACGATCTCGTTCCGGAGTCAAGTGGACGCTTGGCCAGCAGTGACCGGATTCACAGATGAACCAACTCCAAGAAAACCGGGATTCACTAGGGCAATTACATATCAGTATACATAACGTATGCAACATGCCCATAATGGTCATTATAGGTAGGGCAGTTATAGGGTAAACGTTACCCAAAAACGGTACTATAAATATAGCCCCTTTCCCTCACTTGTATCCCGTTTAAATGTGACTACTATTACTGCATAAGCTTTCGAATTGTACCAAGCGATCTTGCTCTCGTCTGGCCAAGTTGTTCATCAGCTCACCAGAGACTCCTCAATCAGAACTCTCCTTCTCTCTTGTTCCATTGTACTTATTTACTTTTTGTGGCCTATTTATAATTTCATAAGCAGTTTCACAGTTCAGGACGTTAGTTGCGATTATTATAACTCACTTGCCCTTGACCCTATATACAAATTCATTTGTTAACCTGTAATCCAGATTTTAGGTTCAACAGTAATCACAACTTACAACCAAAACGCAAAGTCAAGAAACACTAAAATCTGGATAAAGCAGAGAGCATGATTTACAAATTGAGATAATGGTTAAAAACACAgctgaactatcactttttcgtgAGTTTCCTACTTGCTATCAGGTGTGTGAATTTCCTACCTTAGCTATCGGCTACTATTTATTCAACTATTAGTTGTTCCTTTTTCGTACCTGAATAGTTCATATAGTAAACTCATGAAAAAGCGATAGTTCACTTGTGTTTTTTATCATTAACTCTAACAAATTTGATTTGTTCAGGGATAGCTACTTGCCTGCTTCTGCAAAGTTCCACAACTACATTTTCCGGCCTAACAGTACGGATGACCCTTTCAACATCCAAAGCCGattccaaagaaagatgggatGTTCCAATCAGCCAAATGGCTTCTGGTTCCACAAACTCGCTTCTCCATGATGGAACAGGTCCATATTGGCTCTTCTTGATCAGAAACAGAGTTCCATTATTAGCCAAATCAAGCAATTCTGGATGACTTTCTTGAATAGCATCCCGAGAGGCGCTGAAATATTCAGTCTTGAAATCGAAGTTGGGTGGTGGAGGCTTTATGGAAACTCtgcattgatgatattttgttCTTGGAATGATGTTTTTGTGAGGGGCGAAGATTGGGAAAGGAGAAGTAAGGGTTATCATGATTCGGAGcaaaagatgaagaataagCTTTGGTGTTGAGAAGTGGAGAAAGACGAGTTGAGAGATAATGGCATGATCGGACGTGTGGCTCTCATGGAGTCCTTGTTGTGAACACTGGGGTGACAACGTTGCAACTTTTCCTTTATGTGGTTTCGTTTCACCCCTAGAACTATTGCAAATATCTTTGgagtttttctttaattttacaTAGGCCGAATACATTCAGAATCTCTTAAACTTGTCAGTATA
Coding sequences within it:
- the LOC132056601 gene encoding uncharacterized protein LOC132056601 isoform X1 — encoded protein: MITLTSPFPIFAPHKNIIPRTKYHQCRVSIKPPPPNFDFKTEYFSASRDAIQESHPELLDLANNGTLFLIKKSQYGPVPSWRSEFVEPEAIWLIGTSHLSLESALDVERVIRTVRPENVVVELCRSRAGIMYTSDDSDLNQPLKSNMFSLSGTGFFGALGRSINLGGQTALALRVLLALFSSKMSSSANRPFGDEFRAARKAAEDIGAQIVLGDRPIEITLERAWTSLKWKEKTSLIVSVFSGITSTADLSTKELKESSSDDSNFQLYEKLSFTYPSLLQPLLHERDMFLAWSLKRSKAVNKSKQVVGIIGKGHMNGVIYSLVSDQGNLRFRDLAGKSPSGGLSGWVTTLFGNLVRDTIIGVLLWLLYEQITSGLKLID